A genomic segment from Phragmites australis chromosome 6, lpPhrAust1.1, whole genome shotgun sequence encodes:
- the LOC133921305 gene encoding ADP-ribosylation factor-like protein 8c, translated as MGLWDSLLNWLRSLFFKQEMELSLVGLQNAGKTSLVNAVATGGYSEDMIPTVGFNMRKVTKGNVTIKLWDLGGQRRFRTMWERYCRGVSAILYVVDAADRDSVPVAKSELHDLLTKQSLAGIPLLVLGNKIDKSEALSKQALVDQLGLEFFKDREVCCYMISCKDSVNIDVVIDWLIKHSRTAN; from the exons ATGGGGCTCTGGGACTCGCTCCTCAATTGGCTCCGGAG CTTATTTTTTAAGCAGGAGATGGAACTCTCCCTGGTTGGGCTGCAGAATGCTGGGAAGACATCTCTAGTCAATGCTGTTGCT ACAGGTGGCTACAGCGAGGACATGATTCCAACT GTAGGCTTTAATATGCGGAAAGTCACCAAGGGAAACGTCACAATTAAACTTTGGGATCTTGGTGGGCAACGGAGATTCCGGACTATGTGGGAGCGCTACTGCCGTGGAGTTTCTGCTATTCT ATATGTGGTGGATGCTGCGGATCGAGATAGTGTCCCAGTAGCTAAAAGTGAATTGCATGACCTGCTGACGAAACAGTCTTTAGCTGGGATTCCCTTGCTTGTCCTGGGAAACAAAATTGACAAGTCAGAAGCGCTTTCTAAGCAGGCATTGGTTGACCAACT AGGACTGGAATTTTTTAAGGACCGCGAAGTTTGTTGCTACATGATCTCCTGTAAGGACTCCGTGAACATAGATGTTGTCATCGACTGGCTTATCAAGCACTCTAGAACAGCAAATTAG
- the LOC133921307 gene encoding uncharacterized protein At1g66480-like, with product MGNSIGAKRKGAKVMQLDGTSFRVKPPAAAADVLRDHPGFQLLESEEVKLLGARARPLVPDAPLRRGRLYFLVALPRRPAEGPMRRAWSGNLRVGARERLESLMLARRSTSDLSSLPAHASASAPTSPLPGGAAAAGGATPVRLKMRLPRAQVEKLMGESKDASEAAAKIMDLCAAMGDASAGVTPERPPHGILRSPRFAKTPEWGAGFMLPPPLAAKTPQRWPTLPRTKEKKARFVELPDELIA from the exons ATGGGGAACAGCATCGGGGCCAAGCGCAAGGGCGCCAAGGTGATGCAGCTAGACGGCACCTCGTTCCGCGTCAAgccccccgccgccgctgccgacgtgcTGCGTGACCACCCGGGCTTCCAGCTGCtcgagtccgaggaggtcaagCTCCTGGGCGCCCGCGCGCGCCCGCTCGTGCCCGACGCGCCGCTCCGCCGGGGCCGGCTCTACTTCCTCGTCGCGCTCCCGCGCCGCCCCGCCGAGGGGCCCATGCGCCGCGCCTGGTCGGGCAACCTCCGCGTGGGGGCCCGCGAACGGCTCGAGTCGCTCATGCTCGCGCGCAGGTCCACCTCcgacctctcctctctccccgcccacgcctccgcctccgcgcccACATCCCCGCTCCCCGGCGGGGCAGCCGCGGCAGGAGGCGCGACTCCCGTGCGGCTCAAGATGCGGCTCCCGAGGGCGCAGGTGGAGAAGCTCATGGGGGAGAGCAAGGACGCCTCGGAGGCGGCCGCCAAGATCATGGACCTCTGCGCGGCGATGGGCGATGCTAGCGCTGGGGTGACCCCGGAGAGGCCGCCACACGGGATACTGCGGAGCCCGCGGTTCGCAAAGACGCCGGAGTGGGGCGCCGGGTTCATGCTTCCGCCGCCGCTGGCGGCGAAGACGCCGCAGCGGTGGCCCACGCTGCCACGCACCAAGGAG AAAAAGGCAAGGTTCGTGGAGTTGCCTGATGAGCTAATAGCATGA